The following proteins are encoded in a genomic region of Lactiplantibacillus plantarum:
- a CDS encoding LLM class flavin-dependent oxidoreductase, translating to MIDVNQLEFGLETFGDIVAKTDGSLQSAGESLRQIVREGQLADQYGLDVFGIGEHHRPDYSVSSPETVLAATAAVTQHIKLASAVTVLSSDDPVRVYERFATLDGLSNGRAQVMLGRGSFTESFPLFGYDLTDYDDLFNEKLALYDQLRTEKPVTWSGKFRASLTNQDVYPKTATGELETYIGIGGSPESIIRAAKIGYKVIIAIIGGRADRFKPYIKLYHEAAKKFNQPAYPIAVHSHGFIADDQDEALTVAYQNIKANFDRIGLTRGWAPMSHEQFDRETKYGSFYVGTPTVVAQRIATTIETLGLGRFDLVYGAGNQTAAQRERMIELYATQVIPQVKTILQAKQVTTK from the coding sequence ATGATTGATGTTAATCAACTAGAGTTTGGGTTAGAAACATTTGGGGATATTGTGGCGAAAACGGATGGTAGTTTACAGTCGGCGGGAGAGTCATTGCGCCAAATCGTGCGCGAAGGTCAGTTAGCGGATCAGTATGGGCTGGATGTTTTTGGCATTGGTGAACATCACCGACCAGACTACAGTGTCTCAAGTCCGGAAACGGTGTTAGCAGCCACCGCTGCCGTGACCCAGCACATCAAATTAGCGTCAGCAGTAACGGTGCTGAGTTCCGATGACCCGGTTCGAGTTTATGAACGGTTTGCAACGTTAGACGGCCTGTCTAATGGGCGCGCCCAAGTGATGTTAGGACGGGGGTCGTTTACCGAATCGTTCCCGTTATTTGGCTATGATTTGACGGATTATGATGACCTATTTAACGAAAAACTCGCACTATATGACCAATTGCGAACGGAAAAGCCGGTGACTTGGTCGGGTAAGTTTCGGGCTTCGTTAACGAATCAAGACGTGTATCCAAAGACAGCTACTGGTGAACTTGAGACTTACATTGGGATTGGTGGTTCACCAGAATCAATTATTCGCGCGGCTAAGATTGGCTATAAAGTCATCATTGCAATCATCGGTGGCCGGGCGGACCGATTTAAACCGTATATCAAACTGTATCACGAAGCCGCTAAAAAGTTCAATCAGCCAGCTTATCCGATTGCGGTGCATTCGCATGGATTCATTGCGGATGATCAGGATGAGGCCTTGACGGTGGCTTATCAAAATATCAAAGCTAATTTTGATCGCATTGGATTGACCCGGGGATGGGCGCCAATGAGTCACGAACAATTTGACCGTGAAACAAAATACGGGTCGTTTTATGTTGGAACGCCGACCGTGGTTGCGCAACGGATCGCGACGACGATTGAAACACTAGGGCTGGGGCGCTTTGACTTGGTATACGGGGCCGGTAATCAAACGGCGGCTCAACGTGAACGGATGATTGAATTGTATGCGACACAGGTGATTCCACAAGTTAAAACTATTTTACAAGCGAAGCAGGTGACGACCAAATGA
- a CDS encoding MFS transporter — protein MNRRAIYFVQGALLLSNVMAGIDSTNVNTALPAIIADLHGLRLMAWIVAVFLLGTAVSTLIWSKMGERFGNKRAYQMTTALFIVGSLLQGLAPNIWFLIIARGVAGLGNGGMISLPYIMYADIFKNPRDRMRALGLVSACFSMATIIGPMVGGVIVDVWSWHWIFYLNVPIGIVSAVLLQIFYQEPKREHNLQPMDRAGALLMAVGIISLLGGIELIGMVSLWIVAIVIVGALIVLGSLTIVERRAVDPVIPGRLFKNAPLVVDFVLFVLIWGAFVAFLTYSPMWAQGLLGTSALIGGATQIPSAFANFGGSESVPRMRRHLTPHRVLTINIIILTLTFVPLMIGGVKLPYWVLLLAGFFEGWGNGACFNELQVKVQVDADQRDIPVATSFSYLIRMLSQTFTTAIFGLIMNQALTSGVARSDGKITMAMMNQLSDASRAGRLPAHLVPMMRGILHTGLQNIMIVAFGLMIVALVINLWAQRHETQRQAQS, from the coding sequence GTGAATCGACGGGCCATTTATTTTGTTCAGGGCGCCCTGTTACTATCGAACGTTATGGCTGGTATCGATAGTACGAATGTGAATACGGCGCTACCAGCAATTATTGCGGATTTACACGGTCTACGGTTAATGGCGTGGATCGTCGCTGTTTTCTTACTAGGAACGGCAGTTTCGACCTTGATCTGGTCAAAAATGGGTGAGCGCTTTGGTAATAAGCGAGCTTATCAAATGACGACGGCACTCTTTATTGTCGGCTCCTTACTACAAGGATTAGCACCCAACATCTGGTTTTTGATTATTGCTCGGGGTGTTGCGGGTCTCGGCAACGGGGGGATGATTTCCTTACCTTACATCATGTATGCGGACATTTTTAAGAATCCGCGTGATCGAATGCGGGCACTGGGACTAGTCTCGGCTTGCTTTAGTATGGCAACGATTATTGGCCCCATGGTCGGTGGTGTGATTGTCGATGTGTGGTCTTGGCACTGGATCTTTTACCTCAACGTACCAATTGGGATTGTCTCAGCCGTGCTGTTACAAATCTTCTATCAAGAACCTAAGCGGGAACATAACTTGCAACCAATGGATCGTGCAGGGGCGTTATTGATGGCGGTTGGGATCATCAGTTTGCTTGGTGGTATTGAACTGATCGGCATGGTGTCGTTATGGATTGTCGCGATCGTGATCGTGGGGGCGCTCATTGTGTTGGGCAGTTTAACCATCGTGGAACGTCGCGCTGTGGACCCGGTTATTCCGGGCCGCCTGTTTAAGAACGCGCCGTTAGTGGTCGATTTCGTCTTATTTGTGCTTATTTGGGGCGCGTTCGTTGCCTTTTTGACGTACAGTCCGATGTGGGCTCAGGGCTTGCTAGGGACGTCAGCGTTAATTGGGGGAGCCACGCAGATTCCAAGTGCTTTTGCTAATTTTGGGGGTAGTGAATCAGTTCCCCGCATGCGGCGGCACTTGACGCCCCATCGCGTCTTGACGATCAATATTATCATTTTGACGCTGACCTTCGTTCCATTGATGATTGGCGGTGTTAAGCTTCCATACTGGGTCTTACTCTTAGCTGGCTTCTTTGAAGGTTGGGGCAATGGGGCCTGCTTTAATGAGCTGCAGGTTAAGGTCCAAGTAGACGCTGATCAACGTGACATTCCAGTTGCGACTTCGTTTAGTTATTTGATTCGGATGCTCAGCCAGACGTTTACCACGGCTATCTTTGGGCTAATCATGAACCAAGCTCTGACTAGTGGGGTGGCACGATCGGATGGTAAAATCACCATGGCGATGATGAACCAGTTAAGTGATGCTAGTCGGGCGGGCCGGCTACCAGCGCACCTAGTGCCGATGATGCGTGGCATCTTACACACTGGACTACAAAATATCATGATTGTTGCGTTCGGATTAATGATTGTCGCTTTAGTGATCAACTTATGGGCACAACGTCATGAGACGCAACGGCAGGCCCAGAGCTAG
- a CDS encoding S41 family peptidase produces the protein MPEEPKQTNPHIKKVPRPKRRVGLWTYIISIVVALGIGVGGTYWLIGRQVNAQLSSMQQTSKAMKKIESVYETINENYYKPVNANKLANGAINGMVNSLGDKFSEYMDKSETESLNDTIDSSFSGIGAQVQKSGNYVQIISPIAGTPAKKAGLKPKDIIKAVNGKSVAGKTLTQAVSMMRGKIGTTVKLTIERSGQTFTVSLKRAKIPVTTVDYKLVGGDKKIGYITVSTFSTNTAKEFKTALKALDKKGAKKLVIDMRGNPGGLMTAALKMASIFLKNGKTIMQVQARDGSTEKYTASKKYDGGFKETKPTTVLIDGGSASAAEIFSAALHQSAGVKLVGSQSYGKGTVQTVTTFNDKTEMKITVAKWLTPNGTWINKKGLTPDVKADEPSYASLTVISKVSDLQADKVNSNVKTFQKYLQALGYFKGTVNGYFGDSTTSAVKQYQKHAKLTVNGKVDKQTLTKIETELANKISDNDRAYDAAMKLIEKTN, from the coding sequence ATGCCAGAGGAACCCAAACAAACTAATCCGCACATAAAAAAAGTGCCCCGGCCAAAGCGACGCGTTGGTCTATGGACCTATATTATTTCCATTGTCGTCGCATTAGGCATTGGGGTGGGTGGGACGTACTGGCTGATTGGTCGGCAAGTCAATGCCCAGCTCAGCAGTATGCAGCAGACTAGTAAAGCAATGAAAAAGATTGAATCAGTTTATGAAACGATCAATGAGAATTACTACAAACCGGTCAATGCGAATAAGTTGGCCAACGGTGCCATTAACGGCATGGTCAATTCGTTAGGTGATAAATTTTCCGAGTACATGGACAAGAGCGAGACGGAAAGCTTGAATGACACGATCGACAGTTCGTTTTCTGGAATTGGTGCCCAGGTTCAAAAATCTGGCAACTATGTTCAAATTATTTCACCAATTGCTGGTACGCCAGCTAAGAAAGCTGGTTTGAAACCGAAGGACATTATTAAGGCGGTCAATGGCAAGTCAGTGGCCGGTAAGACCTTGACACAAGCCGTTAGCATGATGCGTGGTAAGATCGGTACGACGGTCAAATTGACGATTGAACGCAGTGGTCAAACCTTTACCGTAAGTTTGAAGCGGGCTAAGATTCCAGTGACGACCGTTGATTATAAGTTAGTCGGTGGCGATAAGAAGATCGGTTATATTACGGTATCGACCTTCTCGACGAATACTGCTAAGGAATTTAAGACGGCGTTGAAGGCACTCGATAAGAAGGGGGCCAAGAAGTTAGTCATCGATATGCGTGGTAATCCTGGCGGGTTGATGACGGCTGCCTTGAAGATGGCCTCAATCTTCTTGAAGAATGGTAAGACGATCATGCAGGTCCAAGCACGCGATGGTTCGACCGAAAAATACACGGCGTCCAAGAAGTATGATGGTGGCTTTAAAGAAACGAAGCCAACGACCGTCTTAATTGATGGTGGGAGTGCTTCGGCAGCTGAAATCTTCTCCGCAGCCTTGCATCAATCGGCAGGTGTTAAACTGGTCGGGTCACAGTCATATGGTAAGGGGACCGTTCAAACGGTGACGACTTTTAATGATAAGACTGAGATGAAGATCACGGTCGCGAAGTGGCTGACACCAAACGGCACTTGGATCAACAAGAAGGGCTTGACACCTGATGTTAAAGCTGATGAGCCGAGTTATGCAAGCTTGACGGTTATTAGCAAGGTCAGTGATTTACAAGCTGACAAGGTCAATAGCAATGTCAAGACGTTCCAGAAGTACTTGCAAGCCTTAGGTTACTTTAAAGGAACCGTTAATGGCTACTTTGGTGATTCAACCACCAGTGCGGTCAAGCAGTATCAAAAGCATGCCAAGTTAACGGTCAATGGCAAGGTCGATAAACAGACACTGACTAAGATCGAGACTGAATTAGCTAATAAGATCAGTGATAATGATCGGGCTTACGATGCAGCAATGAAATTGATTGAAAAGACAAATTAG
- a CDS encoding YozE family protein, with product MHKTFYTFLMTQRNPDSTDAIAEFANNAFLDQSFPKQSKDFHELSQYLELNAGYLPTMTVFDDAWQAYLASEA from the coding sequence ATGCATAAAACATTTTATACATTCTTGATGACGCAACGGAACCCAGACAGTACCGATGCCATTGCCGAATTTGCCAATAATGCGTTTTTGGATCAATCGTTTCCAAAGCAGAGTAAAGATTTTCACGAACTCTCACAATATTTGGAATTGAACGCTGGTTATTTGCCAACGATGACGGTCTTTGATGACGCGTGGCAAGCCTATTTGGCAAGTGAAGCTTAA
- a CDS encoding YpmS family protein encodes MREAQRNKQASAPKNPKTNGPINVWKWVAVVLIALIVGTGAYVGTQVLRSPSESTSLTAASNTDAASVPITMNRKQLNALASYYLNDLQKGQDMKYRFVVRSTGAYLLGTTQVLGQNVSFVITMQPSVIDNGNISLKATNLSVGTMSLPISFVINYINNNYKTPKWVKLNAKKKTIDLYLNKLVGKHDVRYSVDKLDLKNNQFKFEMHIPKTSD; translated from the coding sequence ATGCGGGAAGCACAACGAAACAAGCAGGCATCAGCACCTAAAAATCCGAAGACAAACGGTCCAATCAATGTTTGGAAATGGGTCGCCGTTGTCTTGATTGCGTTGATTGTCGGCACCGGTGCTTACGTCGGCACCCAGGTCTTACGATCGCCTAGCGAAAGCACTAGTTTGACGGCTGCAAGCAATACGGATGCGGCTAGTGTGCCGATTACAATGAATCGAAAACAATTAAACGCCCTTGCGAGTTATTATTTGAATGATCTACAAAAGGGCCAAGACATGAAATATCGCTTCGTGGTCCGGTCTACCGGCGCTTATTTGCTCGGAACGACGCAGGTACTGGGTCAGAACGTGTCGTTTGTGATCACGATGCAACCAAGTGTCATCGATAACGGCAATATTTCGTTGAAAGCAACCAATTTATCGGTCGGGACGATGTCCTTGCCAATCAGCTTTGTGATTAATTATATTAATAATAATTACAAGACACCTAAGTGGGTCAAGTTGAATGCCAAGAAGAAGACAATCGACCTCTACTTGAATAAATTAGTTGGTAAACATGATGTTCGTTATAGTGTAGATAAGCTTGATTTGAAGAATAATCAGTTCAAGTTCGAAATGCATATTCCAAAAACTAGTGACTAA
- a CDS encoding SGNH/GDSL hydrolase family protein, with protein sequence MSKVKETIKIILVMAVLAVGVFFGVNYLLHPQNESATTTPTTTKKTTAKKTPHKAKINLVAVGDSLTEGVGDESEGGYVGQIKKTLTTKQKLKVTTTNAGKSGDRSDQILARINKSKVLQQKIAKADVITVTVGGNDLLQTLEGSLTSNNTAKNNATVAKAQTLYANKLTKLFNKLQSLNGTASVFVFSIYNPIYVNFPNVTSITHYISQWNDQTQTTVSQYKHTYFMDINWTMSHGQYKTAAQIRKLKKAASATTLTSLTSSKAITGALEAENKTNDLISTADNFHPNKRGYRVFTTKLYQTMMAHDAWLIKK encoded by the coding sequence ATGTCCAAAGTTAAAGAAACCATTAAAATCATTTTAGTGATGGCGGTGTTAGCGGTCGGGGTGTTTTTCGGGGTCAATTATCTGCTGCATCCGCAAAATGAATCGGCGACGACTACCCCAACAACGACTAAAAAGACCACTGCCAAGAAGACGCCCCACAAGGCGAAAATCAACTTGGTCGCGGTCGGTGACTCCTTAACCGAAGGGGTCGGCGATGAGTCCGAGGGTGGCTACGTTGGTCAGATCAAAAAAACGTTGACGACTAAGCAAAAGCTGAAGGTGACGACCACGAATGCTGGTAAGTCCGGTGATCGGAGTGACCAGATTTTAGCACGCATTAATAAGTCGAAAGTGTTACAACAGAAAATTGCCAAGGCGGATGTGATTACCGTGACGGTTGGCGGTAACGACCTCTTGCAAACGCTCGAAGGGTCCCTAACTTCTAACAATACGGCCAAAAATAACGCGACGGTTGCTAAAGCGCAAACTTTATATGCGAATAAACTAACTAAATTATTTAATAAATTACAAAGTTTGAATGGCACTGCGTCAGTTTTTGTCTTTAGCATCTATAATCCAATTTATGTGAACTTTCCAAATGTGACGTCGATCACGCACTACATTAGCCAGTGGAATGATCAGACACAGACGACGGTTAGTCAATACAAGCATACGTATTTTATGGATATCAATTGGACCATGTCACACGGCCAGTACAAGACGGCAGCCCAGATTCGCAAGTTGAAGAAAGCAGCGAGTGCCACGACCTTAACTAGCTTAACCAGCTCAAAGGCCATTACTGGCGCTTTAGAGGCGGAAAACAAGACGAATGATTTGATTTCGACTGCTGATAATTTCCATCCCAATAAGCGGGGGTATCGTGTGTTTACAACCAAACTGTATCAGACCATGATGGCCCATGATGCGTGGTTAATCAAAAAATAG
- a CDS encoding DegV family protein yields the protein MTKIKIVTDSSANLTDAEVKKYDITVIPLTVMIDGTIYVEDETITREEFIDKMATAKSLPKTSQPALGTFIETFDKLGADGASVICINMLEAISGTVHTAEQAASITKTDVTVIDARTTDRAMAFQVLTAAKLAQSGADKQAVIDQIHATQAHTKLFMGVMTLNNLVAGGRISRLTGAISTLLNVKIALEVDDGTLDVKMKGRGVKAINKFFDKVLDDIIATPNVAEVAISHVGATERVEEYRARLQAALPSLKISVQPTVPIIATHGGPGAFAVEYHTQAPA from the coding sequence ATGACGAAAATCAAGATTGTGACCGATTCTTCGGCAAATTTGACGGATGCCGAGGTAAAAAAATACGATATTACCGTGATTCCGTTGACTGTCATGATCGATGGCACCATTTACGTGGAAGATGAAACGATTACGCGTGAAGAATTTATTGACAAGATGGCAACGGCTAAATCTTTACCAAAGACGAGCCAACCGGCACTCGGAACGTTCATTGAAACGTTTGATAAGTTAGGTGCGGATGGCGCGAGTGTGATTTGTATCAATATGCTCGAAGCCATTTCAGGAACAGTGCACACGGCGGAACAAGCGGCTTCGATTACGAAGACCGATGTCACCGTGATCGACGCTCGGACGACCGACCGTGCGATGGCCTTTCAAGTTTTGACTGCTGCTAAGTTAGCCCAGAGTGGTGCTGACAAACAGGCGGTCATCGATCAGATTCATGCGACTCAGGCCCATACCAAGCTATTCATGGGCGTAATGACCCTGAATAACCTCGTTGCTGGTGGTCGAATCAGTCGTCTGACGGGGGCAATCAGTACGCTACTGAATGTTAAGATTGCCTTGGAAGTTGATGACGGCACCCTAGATGTGAAGATGAAGGGGCGCGGTGTTAAGGCGATTAATAAGTTTTTTGATAAGGTTCTCGACGATATTATTGCAACGCCGAACGTCGCCGAAGTTGCAATCTCTCACGTTGGCGCCACGGAGCGCGTGGAAGAATATCGGGCGCGCCTACAAGCGGCTTTACCAAGTCTCAAGATCAGTGTTCAACCAACGGTGCCAATTATTGCGACCCATGGTGGCCCGGGTGCGTTTGCCGTGGAATATCATACGCAAGCGCCAGCGTAA
- a CDS encoding dihydrofolate reductase produces the protein MIALIWAEDQNGLIGNQGQLPWHLPADMQRFKALTTGHHVVMGRKTFAGFKRPLPRRTNWVLSRQSDLKLPPEVHQLADVAAIQTLAAAHPDEPIFVIGGAVVFEAVLPVADYLYRTRINARFDGDTWMPAVDYTQWQLVSQQIGTVDEKNQYPYEFDDFRRR, from the coding sequence ATGATTGCATTGATATGGGCAGAAGATCAAAATGGCCTGATTGGCAACCAGGGCCAGCTTCCCTGGCATTTACCAGCAGATATGCAGCGGTTCAAAGCGCTGACGACCGGACACCATGTCGTGATGGGGCGCAAGACTTTTGCGGGCTTTAAACGCCCGCTCCCACGGCGGACCAATTGGGTGCTCTCACGTCAGTCTGATTTAAAGTTGCCACCGGAAGTCCATCAACTAGCAGATGTGGCGGCGATCCAAACACTCGCGGCCGCCCATCCGGATGAACCGATTTTTGTCATTGGTGGTGCGGTGGTGTTTGAAGCCGTGTTACCGGTGGCCGATTATTTATATCGGACGCGTATCAACGCAAGGTTTGATGGTGATACTTGGATGCCGGCCGTAGATTACACGCAGTGGCAGCTGGTGAGCCAACAAATTGGGACGGTGGATGAGAAAAATCAATATCCGTACGAATTTGATGATTTCCGCCGTCGTTAA
- a CDS encoding thymidylate synthase — protein sequence MLEDSYLQLARTILEHGTYKDDRTGTGTYSVFGYQMRFDLSQGFPLLTTKKVPFGLIKSELLWFLHGDTNIQYLLQHHNHIWDEWAFKNWVTSADYDGPDMTNFEHRRLDDPDFAPIYQAQMQTFDDQILTDDAFAAKYGNLGDVYGAQWRHWQTRQGKTIDQIANVIEMIKTHPDSRRLIVSAWNPEDVPNMALPPCHTLFQFYVADGKLSCQLYQRSGDVFLGVPFNIASYALLTHLIAKETGLAVGEFVHTLGDAHIYTNHVEQVKTQLTRQPRPAPQLTLSGAHDSIFDYQMSDIKLSGYDPAPAIKAPVAI from the coding sequence ATGTTAGAAGATAGTTATTTACAACTCGCGCGCACCATTTTAGAACACGGCACGTATAAGGATGACCGTACCGGCACGGGAACATACAGTGTGTTTGGTTACCAGATGCGCTTTGACCTGAGTCAAGGCTTCCCGTTATTGACGACCAAAAAAGTTCCCTTTGGACTGATCAAGAGCGAATTACTATGGTTTTTGCATGGTGATACGAATATTCAGTATTTATTGCAACATCACAACCATATCTGGGACGAATGGGCGTTCAAAAATTGGGTTACGAGTGCCGATTATGACGGCCCTGATATGACGAATTTTGAACACCGCCGGCTAGATGATCCTGACTTTGCGCCGATTTATCAAGCTCAGATGCAGACCTTTGATGACCAGATCTTGACAGACGACGCGTTTGCGGCCAAGTATGGTAATTTGGGTGACGTTTACGGTGCGCAATGGCGTCACTGGCAAACGCGTCAGGGAAAGACGATCGATCAAATTGCCAATGTGATTGAAATGATCAAGACGCATCCGGATTCGCGGCGGTTAATCGTTTCCGCTTGGAATCCAGAAGATGTGCCGAACATGGCGTTACCACCGTGTCATACTCTGTTTCAATTCTATGTCGCGGATGGTAAGCTCTCTTGCCAACTCTACCAACGTTCAGGCGATGTCTTCCTAGGTGTGCCATTCAATATTGCGAGTTATGCGTTACTAACACATCTGATTGCTAAGGAGACGGGCCTAGCAGTGGGCGAGTTCGTGCATACGTTGGGTGACGCGCACATTTATACTAACCATGTGGAACAAGTTAAAACGCAGTTGACCCGGCAACCTCGGCCGGCACCCCAGCTGACTTTAAGTGGGGCTCATGACAGTATTTTTGATTACCAAATGAGTGACATTAAGCTCAGTGGCTATGATCCCGCACCGGCAATCAAAGCGCCGGTCGCGATTTAG
- a CDS encoding ABC-F family ATP-binding cassette domain-containing protein yields the protein MQTLRAENLTRTYGEKTLFHDISFIVNEHDRIGVIGVNGSGKTNLLDVLAGITAPEAGQLVMPKNYTIGYLKQKPELDQNLTVIDAVLAGSQQVFRTIRHYEQTLAAYADHPEDQATQKAYVAAEDRMNQEDAWTAESDVKTILTQLHITDLTQTVSQMSGGQQKRVGLAQVLIQSPDLLLLDEPTNHLDFDSIEWLESYLASYKGALIVVTHDRYFLDQVANQMFELSFGELHKYTGNYQDFVQAKAERVARDVLAEHKQQQLYKKELAWMRAGAPARSTKQQGRINRFNDLKDNLNTLQVDDDVDISLGQQRLGKKVIELKDASLQFDRQTILDHFSMLIQANDRIGITGINGAGKSSLLNVIAGRLPLDSGTVTIGETVKMAYYTQQTEPIPGDKRIINYLQDVGETVLNKQGEHVSVTELLEEFLFPRSMHGTLIRKLSGGEQRRLYLLKLLMQQPNVLLLDEPTNDLDIGTLTVLENYLDDFAGTVITVSHDRYFLDKVGTKLLIFDGQGHIERYSGRFSSYLKDQKDAAKPAAKATATKTTAKPVTDDSTAPLAKKAKVKLTYAEQLEYDKIEGVIEQLDSHKSEIEAAMAANASDYGKLADLQKELTKTEQTIDEKMDRWDYLSQYAEA from the coding sequence ATGCAAACTTTAAGAGCAGAAAATCTGACCCGAACTTATGGTGAGAAGACGTTATTTCACGATATTTCATTTATTGTGAATGAACATGACCGGATTGGTGTCATTGGCGTTAACGGGTCCGGGAAAACGAATTTATTAGACGTATTAGCCGGGATTACGGCACCGGAAGCCGGTCAACTGGTGATGCCCAAAAATTATACGATTGGTTATTTAAAGCAAAAGCCGGAACTTGACCAGAATCTGACAGTCATTGATGCCGTTTTGGCCGGTAGTCAGCAAGTCTTTCGAACGATTCGCCACTACGAGCAAACGTTGGCCGCTTATGCTGATCATCCCGAAGACCAAGCGACCCAAAAAGCTTACGTGGCCGCTGAGGATCGAATGAACCAAGAAGATGCTTGGACGGCTGAAAGTGATGTCAAAACGATTTTGACACAACTGCACATTACCGACCTGACGCAGACCGTCAGTCAGATGTCGGGGGGCCAACAGAAGCGGGTGGGCCTGGCGCAAGTGTTGATTCAATCACCGGATCTTTTATTACTAGACGAACCGACCAACCATCTTGATTTTGACTCAATTGAGTGGTTAGAAAGCTATTTAGCTAGTTATAAGGGTGCTTTGATTGTCGTGACCCATGACCGGTATTTCTTGGATCAAGTCGCCAACCAGATGTTTGAATTGTCATTTGGCGAGCTGCATAAGTATACGGGAAATTACCAAGATTTCGTGCAAGCGAAAGCCGAACGGGTCGCCCGTGACGTGTTAGCTGAACATAAGCAACAGCAGCTGTACAAAAAGGAACTGGCTTGGATGCGTGCGGGAGCACCCGCGCGTAGCACGAAGCAACAGGGGCGCATCAATCGGTTCAATGATTTGAAGGATAATTTGAATACGCTCCAAGTTGATGACGATGTTGATATTTCGCTCGGTCAGCAGCGTTTGGGTAAGAAAGTGATCGAGTTAAAGGACGCGAGCTTGCAGTTTGATCGGCAAACCATCCTGGATCACTTTTCGATGTTGATCCAAGCCAATGACCGCATCGGTATCACTGGAATCAACGGTGCCGGGAAATCTAGTTTATTGAATGTGATTGCGGGTCGACTGCCACTTGATAGTGGGACCGTGACGATCGGTGAGACCGTCAAGATGGCCTATTATACTCAACAGACCGAACCGATTCCGGGCGACAAGCGCATCATTAATTACTTGCAAGATGTCGGTGAGACGGTCTTGAATAAGCAGGGCGAGCATGTTTCAGTGACTGAGTTACTAGAAGAGTTTCTGTTCCCACGTTCGATGCACGGCACGCTGATTCGCAAGTTATCTGGGGGCGAACAGCGCCGGCTATACTTACTGAAGTTGTTGATGCAACAGCCGAACGTCCTCTTATTGGACGAACCGACTAATGATTTGGATATTGGTACGTTAACGGTGTTGGAGAACTACCTCGATGATTTTGCCGGGACCGTCATCACTGTTTCCCATGACCGCTATTTTTTGGACAAGGTCGGCACGAAACTACTGATTTTTGATGGTCAGGGGCATATTGAACGCTATTCTGGCCGTTTCTCCAGTTATTTGAAGGATCAAAAAGACGCGGCCAAGCCCGCAGCCAAGGCCACTGCGACAAAAACTACGGCTAAGCCGGTCACGGATGACTCGACCGCACCATTGGCCAAGAAAGCCAAAGTCAAGCTGACTTACGCGGAACAGCTCGAATACGACAAGATCGAAGGGGTTATCGAGCAATTGGATAGCCATAAGAGTGAGATCGAAGCGGCGATGGCTGCCAATGCCAGTGATTATGGCAAGTTGGCTGATTTGCAAAAAGAATTGACTAAGACGGAACAAACGATTGATGAGAAGATGGATCGCTGGGACTACCTCAGCCAGTATGCAGAAGCCTGA